The region TCAATTATTCctttcgtcccaatttatgtgatgtagTTTGATTGATTTTAGtctaagaaataaaggaagatttttgaatcttgtgatctaaaataagccaaagatatttgtgtggttatagatcatcacgttaagcgtaaaaggtaatgtttaaagttaaattgttgccaaataaaaaaatgtatcattttttttttactgactaaaaagaaaaatgtgtcATATCAATTAGGACAGTGGGGGTAGCACAGTGGTGGTAGCTTGTAAAGTAAAAAAGAGAATATAGGGTATTAGCAGCAAAAGTTAAGAATCTTGTAAAAAATCACGATAAACCGCCAATGATTtagtattttcttttaaaattaaatacgAAATCAAGTCTCTAAAAATtgaactaaaaataaaatccaaaacCTTAAGGGGTGACATTTGTCTTTATTGCAATAAATGAGAGAAATGATTCGAGTCACACTCACATGGATACATGTGAAGCACAAACGTTAATCTTcaaattgggaaaaaaataaaagaaataaatagaagaaagaCACAAACCTGCACATTCATGAAATCCTATGATGTAGTTGAGATTTTTCACGTGTTCCATGGTATAAAATAGGCAGAATATAAGGGATGCATACTATTTATTGGTGTGCTGTGCCCAAACAAAATTCATATTGTTAGCTGAAacgaaaataaattatatacaacACAAGGTGCTGTAATACTTTGAATGACgtgaatattttagaaaaaattatcCGGACTTgacaataaagtgaataatgttacATCATGATAAGAGAATTTTTGGAATGTTTTATCCAAACAATTAGTGTCGGAGATAATTGTTCAGCTAAACGAATATGGAAATGACAGAATGGTAGTGCGGCGCCGACTTAGTGCTTTTACCTGATTGATTAACTATCTTTACACCTAACTTaaaaaacatacaaaaaagaagaagtcaaTGAGCGTTATGGCATACAGTTGATGGGATATGACGCAATGTCGTTTGGAAGCTGAttagagttatgcaggtattaatAATGTAAGGAATAGTTATGAGAGAATCTATGTACTATTTTATGGAGGGGTTAGTTGTGCGGGATCTAATTATTCCATCTTTTATCCTACAtgaaataatacataaattatctcatattttatatatgtattaattaTGCGGGTTGCTAAATCGCAAATCAAACACCGCATTAAGTGTGTTAAATGGCAAATCAAACACCGTATTAAGTGTTTAACTTGAATGTTATAGCAAAAGAATGCTACCAAATATGAATGTtacttatatataatttaatacatgaataacttaacTAGTTACCAAACAACCTTTATTACCAGATTTAGTCCGACATAATTTACCAAAAGAGTGGAATCTTTCAATAATCTAAGAAACAACATGCTTGCATTCAGGCGTGTCAGAATGGAACTCCTAAATTCTGTAAATTTTGATATACTGAAATCAGTCCACGAGGGTCGGTGtcttttttttgatattgaagGGACAACTCTTGTTTCTACGTCCACTCTCTCTGTCCTTTCATCAACTTTGTGATATTTACTAATCCACGTCATTATAATTGGTATATTTACACAGGCTAGGGTACTAACCACTAACTTGTGTCTCCAATGGAGTAAAATGCCTCCAGGTTAAATGGCTAAGAAGTTTCCTAAACCATCACGTTTTTATAAGTTTCACACTTTGAATTATTGAGTGTTTTTGTGATCCCTAGCTAAACTATAAGTTTCAAGGGTGGTTGTGTGCAGAAGCTCCTAAACACCTAActgcttgtttggatggttgttacctattgaattgtattaatattaatattaatattattattattacgatgtttgtatttttatttttacttaaattttCGTATCGTTAAATTAGTCATTATATGACTACGTGAAATCCATTTTATATAACAATCGATTTGGTACGATCGTATCgttaccttttttttctttccctttttttttttcctttctcattttccctttgcttattatataataatcctattttattatttaccCTACATTTGTTTTAATATAACTCTACCTCATACCGGATTTTTCTTTATAACattgtaaatatttttgagaTTGCTGATATGTGGCTTTATTTAACGACGGAAAACGATACCATCTATCCAAATGTTGTATTCATCAATAGaatacaacacaatacaatataatGCAACACGATATGATACGTTATGAAATGATATGTAAGAACTATCCAAATAGAACATGTGTCATGTGGAACAACTTGTGTTATTTGAAATTAGAGTTAATACGTAAAATCCTCGCTAAATCATAATTATTTTGCAAGTTTCATACTTAAATTATCCTAAAATTCAAGGGGTTTTTTAATTTGTCCTCTGATTCTCCTATGACTAATCCTTATGATTTTTATCCCTTCAAAGGTTAGGTACCCTCTACATTGTATCACATTGTGGGATCCAGCATGGTGGGTGCCTCACCAATTATCTTATCATCTCATGAAAGCTCAAAGAATATGACAATATAACAAATGGCCCCACTACTGTATGTAATGTAATCTGTGTCTTTTAGTGCACGTTTGATGTGTTAACAGATAACATCAACAGAGACTAACAAGTTGCCCATTTAAGTAACCAACTTTTATATTCTAATGtcctatgaaaagaaaaaaaaaaggtgaaaaaagtaaaaaggagGAGTCTCTTTTTGTTGATTTATTTCATCTGAGATCTTAATAtcagaaaaggctcaaatataccTATGTACTATTAATAAAGGTTTAAATATACCTCTTGTTATACTTTCGATTTAGATATACTTCTTCAATTATTCTTTAACATAAATTTATCCTTAATTTTAACGAAATAGCACGTAGCAAGCTCAGAATTATATGTCTTGCCACCAATTTTAAGTAACCAACTTTTCTTAGGAGtctttttttgttgatttatttCATCTAAGATTTTAATATTAGTAAAGACTTCAACTTTAAAAGAGCCtgacaaaaaacaaaaagtggGCAAAACCATTGGATTCAGTGACCCTTTTGTTCCTTATACTGTTTTTGTTTTTACATGTGAATAATGGTATATCCCATAAGGTGATGTTTgctgttcttgatttttttttttttgggggggttttcaaaatttcatttgTCACCAAACAAGATTCTCTAATTTTCAGTATTTGGGGTTTCATCAAAAGTGAAGTTGAGTTCTATATTTGTTGAAAGATTTGTTCTTTTTTGTCTGATTTTGAGTTCTTGATATGCTTTATAGTTCTGTAAATCCACTGAAAAGATTGTCCTTTGATTTACTGGAGAGCTCCAAGACTCATAATATAGAAGGTTCTCTAAATTTGCTTCAATCTTTTTGTAGATTCCACCAAGGAACTAATGCCATTATAGATTTTTAGCAAGAAATGTGGGAAAAGTAATATATTTTTAGGTATCTTTAGTACCTTAATTCCCCAATTTGAACTTGATAATGATGAAAAGTTTCAACCTTTGTAGTTCTTGAAAGTGGAAAAAGTTGGTATTTTCTAAAGTTAACTGATATACGAGAAACTAAATCATTTGAGATTCAGGGGCTTGAATTATTTATGATCATGGAGAAACAGGTTAGTTTCCAGGGCACAACAATGGAAAAACAACAAAGTTTTCGAAACGGGGCGATGGAGAAGCAGAAGAGCTTTAGTAGGATattggaaaaacaaaaaagttttcGGATAGCAATGGAGAGGCAAATGAGCTTTGGTGGGGAGAGGAAAAGGGGTAAGGATTCACCGGGGAAACGAGGGGATTTGCCTCTCCACCTTGCAGCTAGATCAGGGAATTTAGGAAAAGTGAAAGAAATTGTGCAGAAGCTTGATGAAAAAGGCATAAAAGATTTGTTATGTCAGCAAAATCAAGAGGGTGAGACTGCTTTGTATGTTGCAGCTGAGAATGGTCATAGTTTGGTTGTTGCAGAGTTCgtgaaacatttagaccttgaAATTGCTTCTATTGTGGCAAATAATGGCTATGATACACTCCATGTTGCAGCAAGGCAGGGTCATCTTGGTGAGTCCTCTAAACAGTCCACACCACATGCGGTTTTTCAGAatatctttcttgatttgcAGTTGAAGCAATAAAAATTATTAGTAAAAGTGTGGACTTTATGGTGTGAACATGACCTTAGTACTTCACATGCTATTTATTACTGCTATAGTCTACAAGTTCTATCCTGGAtcttagtttccataattttaATTTGAGATGCCGATGTACAGATTATTTCGGTTTAAACTTCTTGTTTGACCGTTCTGCTGACTCGAGTAAGAATGTAGATATTATCAATACTCGAGTTTCCAGAATCTTAGTTGCTGAAATTATTGATAATTTTTAAGTGCAGTCATCTATTTTATCACCAACGTTGAATGGCATTCTTCTTGATCCACAATTAATGGACAAGACCAAGTGTGGTGAAGTCCTCAGCCAAATCTAACTTCCTTTCATTTTACCAAAGAGCAAATTCTGAAAAAGTGGAGATGTTTTTGTCACATTATCAAGTTCTAGTAAATAGATGCTGAAGGAAATTCTGCCTCATTTTCATCCCATCTTAGTGCCAACTGCCAATCTTGTTGTTAGATACTTGTTAAACTTGAATTCAGCATGTTCCTTTCTTACTTGCACTTGTAAACACTTTCTTGGATAAAATTGCAGATGTACTTACGGAGCTGCTGCGTTCCTTTCCGAACCTAGTTATGACCACAGATTCATCCAATTCTACAGCGTTACATACAGCAGCTGCACAGGGGCATATTCATGTAGTAAATATGCTTCTGGAGATTGATTTTAACCTTGCTAAGATAGCTCGGAACAACGGAAAAACCGTGCTCCATACAGCAGCAAGAATGGGCCACTTGGAGATAGTTAGATCCCTTCTAAGCAAAGATCCTGAGATTGGCTTTAGAACGGATAATAAAGGCCAGACTGCCCTACACATGGCTGCAAAGGGACAGAATATTGACATCATGCTCGAATTAATCAAACCAAGTCCTGCTATATTGGCCTTGGAAGATAACAAAGGAAATAGAGCACTCCATATTGCAACAAGAAAGGGACGGATACAGGTTTGTTTGCTTAATCTAGTTTTTCCAGTAAAGCAAATGTGGTATGTGTTTGACGTCTTTTAACAAAAGAGACTCGGAGAAATAACAAAGGCTAAGAGAAACATTCTGGCTATGCAGTCACGGGAACTGTTTTATTTAGCTTTGTTGGCTCTATATTTATAGTACTTGCAGTAACAAAAAAACAGTAGAAATGTGATCATAAACCTAACCCAGAGTATCTCTAGAGAATCAGATCTTCAACTAACTAATTACTACAAAAtaggaatatcttttagtacCATATGTCAAGTCCTCAAGCATGAGATCtgatttctttctatgatttgcGCAGACTTGGTCAGCGActgttactttaattttatatgGAAATTTTGACATAAATAAACTGCATTCTTTGTAAATGCACCTTCTTTTTGGCCCAACTTTATGTGATAAGTTCCTTATTCAGAAGTAGCTTATTTTTCATGGTTGTATAACTTGTATTCGACATAAGAGAAACCAAAAAGGGGTACTTCATTGATGACAATGTAGAAGTAGGTGAAGGATTTAACAATTTTCCCATTATCTTAATCTTATTTACTAGTTCTCTGAATGCTGGAGAAGCTTTTGAAATGtcggaattttgaaaaaatatatggaTTCATATATTTAAGAGAGAACTACACTACTTTGTCACTAATTGCTGCTAATTTTTGTGTTGTAGACATATGATACCTTGGCAATATAGTTCTAAGTACATTGTCACATGCATGTTTAAGATTCACTTTTTGGGACATCAAGATTCAAGCTACTGTGCATTCTCTAGCTTAAAATTTCTGCATTTGATATTCCTCCAGTATAAGTGACAGTTTTTGAAAGAGACTTTTGGGTTTTAAATTACACCTCAATCTAGGAAAACCAAAGTCCTGTATCAGCTGTCTTGTTTTAGTATCTGTATGAAACTCTGCTACTTATAATTGCAGATGGTACAGTGTTTTTACATGTTCTATCAAGGAAAACCAACATCCTAGTAATACTTTGAAATTTTTGTCAGTTGTTCCTTTTTGTGATATCTGTTTAGTAAATGACCCTGTTTTTATTTATCTTGTAACTTAAAGAGGTACATCTGTATGAAACTCTGCTATGTGTAATTGCAGATGGTATATCTGTTTTTTACTTAGAAGATTTTCTTTAAGCAAACTGAAAATTTTATGAGAAATTGGTAGACCACAGCCTAAAATTTGTAAGCTATCACAAACGTTAGACGACAGTCTAATGTTTTGTCTGTAAAGTTGAGCAAACATTAGACCCAAGTCTAACATTATCCGAAAGCATAATTTCTCAAGGTTTATATTTGCACAACATCAAAAATAGAGACAAAATCTAATTGATGGCTTGAAAAGGGGATATTTGCATAAATCAGCCAGTAATAATACTCTGCTATGTGTCATTGCAGATGGTCCAATGTCTTATATCAATTGAGGGAATCGACCTTAACGCTGTTAATAAGGCTGGAGAAACAGCTCTTGATATTGCAGAAAAGTTTGGAACTCCAGAGCTTGTTTCTATTTTGAAAGAGGCCGGAGCTAGTCATTCCAAAGATCATGGGAAGCCCCCTGGTGCTGCAAAACAACTCAAACAAAGCGTAAGTGACATAAAACATGATGTTCACTCTCAGCTCCAACAGAGTCGACAAACTGGGTTCAAAGTACGAAAAATTGCAATGAAGGTTAAGAAGCTACACATTAGTGGTCTTAATAATGCCATCAACAATGCAACGGTCGTTGCTGTCCTTATTGCTACTGTTGCTTTTGCTGCCATCTTTACTGTTCCTGGCCAATATGTTGAAGATAAAGCAGACGGATTTTCGATTGGCGAAGCACACGTAGGGAGAAAAGCAGCTTTTATAATCTTCTTCTTGTTCGACAGTATGGCCTTGTTTATTTCAGTTGCTGTTGTTGTGGTCCAGACATCTATTGTCGTGATTGAACATAAAGCAAAGAAGCGACTCATGTTTTGGATAAACAAGCTCATGTGGGCAGCTTGCCTTTTCATCTCAATCGCCTTTATCTCTCTTAGTTATGTGGTGGTTGGATCTAAGGAAATATGGCTTGCTGTCTATGCAACTGTTATAGGTTGCATAATAATGCTCACTACGATTGGATCCATGTGCTATTGTGTGGTTCAACATAGGCTAGAAGAATCGAGGTTGAGGAGCATTCGAAGAACTGAGACTCATTCACGTTCTTTCCCATTGTCTGTGGCATCAGATCCAGAGCTTTGCAGTGAAAACTACAAGAGGATGTATGCAGTATAGGTAGAATAATCAGGCATCAAACATGGAGCTCAGAAATTGAAATTACAAGAAGATATATGCATTTCTCAACCATCAAGTCCAAGAACTCTGCCATGGCATCAGATTCAGAAGGGTGAAAGAATGAAAGGAATCTATATGGATAAAATAATTAGTACATAGATTGCAACTTGTTGACAAGAATGTGGGGATGGCtgctatttatatttatgcctATATACCTGATCAACTTCTTTGTTCATCAAACAAAAGGGTGTCATTTTATAATTTATGATAAGTCTTTTTTATTCCATCATCATGAAGTTCCATCTTTTCCAGCTGCCGTCATTTGTTAGAATTTTGccaacatgaaaaaaaaatcctgaGAATGAGCTAGTTCTATGAAAATTGAGCTCATCAGACTAGTGAACACAACTTTGTTCTTTCTTCCCCATCTAGAATATCTTGATTTTAGACACGACGGGGTATGCAATGAGGTACCagaatcacaacatatccagcATAATTTATGTGTCTTGGCATGCATATCAGCATATACGCAGGGCAAGAAACTTCCACGGCGGCTTTCTGCTGAATGTATCTAAAACGAAAGGGAACAGTTTAGtttaaactgaaaaaaaaaaaaaaaaaggaatgtaAAATAACGAATTGTGCATATCTACAAGCAAGTCTTATTGAGGAAGCACAAACAGCTTCTACTGATCAAAGTGCAGACATTTATCGTATAATTTTGAGATAAACAGTAACTACAAAAAATCAAGGAACCTAATTCTAGTGAAAAAATGGAAGAGCGAATTAATGCTCTAAATTCCGTGATAATTATCTATGAGTATATACGTCAAGACCTATCATGCATGTCCCAAAATTTTACATCCGAGCATTGGCTTGAAACCCTCTTGTGTTATTGTTTTGTTTAGGTTTATAAGCTTTCATGCAGATATCAGTTACCCTGAAAGACTTGATGGTCATTCATATTTCTTCATGTCAGAGGCACTCTCCTGTTGAAAAACAGACCTGAGGGAGCTCCCTTCATTTCTTCTAGAACCGTTTGACCTGTGATGGGAGCTCCCTTCATTTCTTCTGGTACTATTTGACCTGTGATGGGAGCTGCCTTCATTTCTGCTGGAACTGTTTCTTGATAACATGAATCCTGCATTAGCTGAGAAACTGCAGCGGAGGTGTACTTGATGTGTTCTTACCTCCATTGAGCGACTGGCTTTCATATTGATCATTAAAATCACCTCTTCTTCTCTTGTGTCCTCGGACCATTTGCTAACATCAGCAGTATCTTCTGAATTACACAACTCTTCTTGACGTACCAAGATCTCGGTATCTTGACCAGATTTGATCATGCCAGACGCAGGTGTGACCTGAATCAGACGAAGTTATAAGATGACATTGCTCGCAGAAGAGGTCTACTTTCAGTCCAGAGAAGTATAAAATGctaattttctcttttattaaagaaaataaagtattCGGAGCTCGGACTAATGGATTAAGCATGATTTTCGGGTCAGTTTACAGTGTGGCGACATGTTACAAATGTAGTCGCCTTAATCCATTTGAATTTATTTAAGGCTATTTTCATAACCAGTGAACTTTCAGATGGATAAGTAGATTCaccaaaaaatagttttgttaGGACTCAAGAAGAGGTGATTGTTCAATAATCCATGGACTTGGAAATCACCTCAAGCCAACGGGGAAAGCAAAAGGAACCTCTGGGATGATAATCTGATGTTTGCTCGTCCTTGTTGATAGCTGATTGATCTTGGCAAGTGATTTGGAAAAAAACACTATCTTGTCTACTTCTGTTGGTAATTATTAAGCTGAATGTTTCTTGATTCTTAAGAAATATCTGGCTGGTACTGACAGCTACTTCAGGTATATAACGCAGTTCTTCCAGTAAAGACCTGATTTTACCGTTATACTGGAATATCTTCCCAAACTCTTGTCTCCTTACTGATCTATCAACACGAGAAACTTCAATATTAAATTTGCACCGCACGGGTTTGTGATCACTGTCTGTCACTTCCATGCAAGCATCGTACCTGTCACATAAGAGAAATCGGTTTCTACACAAAGCAGGAAAGGCCTACTTGAAGAAATCCCTGAGAAAACCTACTGTAAAATGGAAGCAGCTACCGGGCACTCTAAACTGCATTCCATAGATGGCGCTGACCGGCTATCTCGATATAGCACTCGGTCACACCAAGCTGGAATTCGTTTCTTCTCTCCAGAATCATAACCTAAAGTGGAaacagaaaatgtttttcagtGTTTTTTGACATTTCATGCATTAAGCAATACAATCCAAAAGGGAAATCTTAAAACACACTATAAACAGTTTGACTAATATTTAGCAAAGTGTAAGAAAGTAAGATGTTGAGTCCCATGTTGATCATTACAAATATATCTCACCTCCTAATCCTGGTTTTCCCTTTTCAAACTTGTAAGTTGGAGGAAATCTGATGATTGCTTCACGCATCCCTTGGAAAACTTTACCAGCTTTCATTTCTGCTCTTAGTTGATCTTTCTCTCTAAGCCATTCAAAGCATCTTTGTGAGACAAAGTCCCTGGCTTCGTCATAAGATATTCCAAAAAGACGATAATTAAGATCCCCACAGAAAATCACCATATCAGCTTCAGCAAGGTCAGGCTTTCCCTCATCGGGGGGATTAATTGCTGCAGCCTGTTATAGAGGAAGTCAAGGCTTAGTTCAATGGAAGAGATAGTATGAAACTGATGAATACGAATACACGTCATACATCTGTACCACGAAGCATTTGAGCAGCAGACGACACACCAGCtgcaagagagagagaaaggatcCATGGCAGGCCAGAAGAGTAAAGCAGCCACAgtaaatatgtggagaagacaAGAGAGCAAGTCAAAAACAGGTATCGCAGCATACCAGCAGCATCGTTAAGAAGGTTAGAAGATCGAGTGAAAGCCATTGTTCTATATATATGGTCAAAATCAGCGTTCCGGCGCTTGACTGCTTCTAAATGTGCTGCAAAGTGACAGTTCACGAAGCACATGATCCGATCAAATACTCTTAGCCTCAGACCGACTCCACCCTGCATTATAATTGTACAACCATGAAATTGTGGCAAACGACAATAATTTAGATTAGAAGATGAAGCCCTTCTATATTGTCTTAGTGTCTCAATCGTCTTCGttacctcaccttgaatgaCAACCGATAAATTTATCTAATTTGAACACTTAAATAGCTTGATGAACTCTAAAGACAAGATCAATGATTTGTTCTACCTCTTAACAGTAAGAGATACTTACCTTATTACCaatggcacgtcctagaccacATGCAACTGCAGCAACATCAAGGTCCCCGACATGTGCTCTAAGAGTTTTTCTCACCCTAAGTTAAAGATTAACGATCAATAAATCAACTAGGCTGCAATCCCAGCTCAGTTGACTTAAGTTAAATATTCTTAATGAAAGTAATAAATCAGTAGTATGAATAGGCAGGAGCCAATGGAAGAAATGCTTTCCCCAGTCCAGTCAGAAAGATCAAGTTTTACTGAGAATAGCTCATTGAAGTAACCACACTAGTTCTTACCAGATAGCAATAAGCAATCCAGCTAGTTGCCTTGATCCAACCCTTTCGAAAGTTGATCCTTCGTCCAAGGTCTTCCCTATTGCGTCCTGCCACCATTGCCCACTGGAAGTTCCTTCTAGTCCTACCTACAGTTGACACTGCGATCAGGATAATGATATGCACAGTAGACAAGATCAAGATAGCATAACGTATCACTATCTACATGGCTCCCAATATGAGTGTCCTCAATCATCAATTCTATCAAACAGAAAATTGAATTAATGATAGACTTGGAACTATCAAAAGAGATCAAGTCTTGCTAATTAAATTGAGAATGTAAGGTCATCCTGCACACCACCAAGGCTTATGGTCTAGTGCCATGATCCTCCTATGTcatgaaaatttaaaacaaaaaaaaaagtcatccaGTACACAACTTTCTGCACTCAATGATTGCTTCTTGAAATGCAGACGTTCCTTTAGTGGATATAGAATTCTCCTCATGACACATACAGTGGTAGAGCATCTTAGTGTTAGCAATAGCATGTCCTCAAATCTCTTAATCAGGCTTCAGTTATTCAATAAGCAATCAGAGACAAAAGACATTATCTTGTCAAATCTTTTCGCTGTGGATTCTTGACTTTTTGGCCTGAATAATAGATAGCTCAagtattttaattgattattttccttttcaactGAATGACACAATTACCAGTTTCAGGTGGTGTTTCAATTAAATCAGCTAGCAGGGGCGGAGCCATGTAAGAGCAAGGGGGTTCATTTGAACCTCCGTCGGCGGAAAATTACAATGtatatacaaggttaaaattatctttttatgtatatatagtacatAATCCTCTTGGCTTCTTTGTATTTTTACTtcaatttttgaaccccctttgtgaaaattctggctccgtCACTTTAGTGGAGGGAATGCGACGTTGTttccttatatggacttggaCACCCTCACATCATgagctagtttttttttttattgggttaGGCGCAACATTCATTTTCTTAACGAGATGTAAAGGGTGTACTTTGATAGCTTACAGTTTCTTTTGCAGCAGACATTGCAAGAAAACCTGCTCCCATTTCTACTTCTTGCAACCCAATTACTACAATCGCAACATCCAAAATGGCAGAACCCAGCCAAGTTTCCAGTGCTTCCTGTGAGGCTTTTCCTTCACCAACATTCCACGTGCCAACCAAAATCCTAAAATTTTCTTGTCTGGTGTATAAATATCTTTTCTCAGCTCTTTCTGATAGTAATATGTTATCAATAGGTCCTGGAGTGGCAAGGGTCCATCCACGTATTCCTCCGTGATTAGCCAAGCTAAAAACATAGTCACCCCCCACTGACATTTTTATTACAGGCCCGTTGTGAGCAACCCAATCAGCTAGCAAGTTCCCTTCAAGATCCAGCACCTGTACCATACCACTTACATAGCCAACCCATATTAGAGAACCATGAGCACATAAGGATAGAATAGCACAAGGATGATGATGGAAATCTTGCAAACGGTTTCCATTCCCATCCCACTGCACAAGTAAGCCATTTGAACATCCACTCCAAATCATTCCATCAGATGCAAGCACAAGGGCCTCTGTCTTCCTACTATCTTCTGCAAATGCCCCTGACCCCTTTGTTGCAACTCGACGTACAGCACCAGCAGCTCCTAATATAGCATTGCATGAACGCTGGAAAAAGTTACCTCCTTGTGACTTTTCCTTTTTAGATTTGGCGACAATCTTGACATTACTCTCATCTTCCACcgacttttcttttttagattTGGAGACAGACTTCACATTACTCTCATCTTCCACTGACTTCTCTTTTTTAGATTTGGAGACATACTTGACATTACTCTCATCTTCCACTGGCTTTTCTTTTTTAGATTTGGAGACAGACTTGACATTACTCTCATCTTCCACtgacttttcttttttagattTGGAGACGGACTTGATATTACTCTCATCTTCCACTACTtgtgacttttcttttttagattTGGAGACAGCCTTGATATTACTCTCATCTTCCACTGCTTGTTCTGGCACAGATGGCATATCAACCCCATTCTCAATCTGACCATCTACATTATACACTTTCAGGAGTTCCCTAGTTCGTGCATCCCTGCAGTTTTCCAACTATCAGGGTAATTAGTGGCTAAACAAttatccaaaaaaagaaagtctTACCTCTTCTCTTATGAATTAACCTAGAACAAATACATACATCATATTCATCTGGAAGCAATGTAGAGGAACATACCATAATGAGAAGGATAAAGATCCAGATGCCCACACTTTTGCTCTTCCATGATCAGATAGCAAGCACTTCACATCAGAAGATGAGATGTTACATGCACCATTAACTGTAACTTGGCTTCTAAGGTTAACGAATGACTTTTCCACAA is a window of Lycium ferocissimum isolate CSIRO_LF1 chromosome 12, AGI_CSIRO_Lferr_CH_V1, whole genome shotgun sequence DNA encoding:
- the LOC132041017 gene encoding ankyrin repeat-containing protein At5g02620-like translates to MIMEKQVSFQGTTMEKQQSFRNGAMEKQKSFSRILEKQKSFRIAMERQMSFGGERKRGKDSPGKRGDLPLHLAARSGNLGKVKEIVQKLDEKGIKDLLCQQNQEGETALYVAAENGHSLVVAEFVKHLDLEIASIVANNGYDTLHVAARQGHLDVLTELLRSFPNLVMTTDSSNSTALHTAAAQGHIHVVNMLLEIDFNLAKIARNNGKTVLHTAARMGHLEIVRSLLSKDPEIGFRTDNKGQTALHMAAKGQNIDIMLELIKPSPAILALEDNKGNRALHIATRKGRIQMVQCLISIEGIDLNAVNKAGETALDIAEKFGTPELVSILKEAGASHSKDHGKPPGAAKQLKQSVSDIKHDVHSQLQQSRQTGFKVRKIAMKVKKLHISGLNNAINNATVVAVLIATVAFAAIFTVPGQYVEDKADGFSIGEAHVGRKAAFIIFFLFDSMALFISVAVVVVQTSIVVIEHKAKKRLMFWINKLMWAACLFISIAFISLSYVVVGSKEIWLAVYATVIGCIIMLTTIGSMCYCVVQHRLEESRLRSIRRTETHSRSFPLSVASDPELCSENYKRMYAV